TGATCCATCTCCAGCATCTTCTTTTGCAGGATGCTCAGGAGGGTAGCTTGGCTGGATGTGAGAGAGCTCGCAGGAGGTTGAGTGGGGGGAGGCGTTGCCTTGATCTGGACTGAAGGCTTGGGTTTGACTGCCGAGGTAGTAGGAAGAGGGAGCTTTGGGGGGCTTGGAGGCTTGGGTTtggccgggggaggaggaggaggcaaatGGGCTTTGACAGGAGTAACAggggcggtggtggtgggggggagggaattCATCAAAGGAGGGGCAGGCGCAGGCACACTGGGTGGAGATCCGACCACCTCGTCATCGAAGTTAGCAAAttctggtgggggagggagtaaGGGCATACATTGCTCCTCGCCGTTCTCTTCATCGTGGACGCCGTCAGATGGTGAAGGACGGCGCTCAGCACTCTGCTTCTCCACATTCagactgctggaggaggaggaccttgAAGTGAGCAGGACTGGGTTGACAGGAAGCTTCTCCGCAGCCCTGGCCGGCTCGGGAGTCTGCATCCCAAGTGTGGGCGTACTAATATCCACAGACTGTGGCCTCTGTGGAGGTCTGTCCAGAGAGGTcgcagaggagaaagaggtggatCTGGGGACAACGGTGAAGGTGTTGGGATTGGACTCGCTGGGCTGAATACTGGCAGTGGGCTTTGGCTCACTCCCCTTAGCACTATTCTCTCGGGACAGAGAAGACTTGTGTTTATCTCGCTGCTTGGCCGCCATGAGAAGGGCCAGTGGGGAAGCTGCAGGACCCTCCTTCGCCGCTGTGGCCTCACTTCCCTTCAGCTGACGTAGTTTACGGTCCAGCAAGGGGCTGTAATTGTGGGCCTGACTTGGAGATTTATCCAGCCTGACCTGGTTTGCCACTGGGGCAACAGAAGGAACAGGAGATTCCCTCGGAAGCTTGAGTGAACCTTCCTGAGCTGGTTTGTCGACTTCCTGCTGTGCTGCAATTGTCGTCTCTGTTTTTATCTCTGTGTTGGTCTGAAGCTGGGTTTGTGGAGTAGGAAGGGTAGCATGTAAGTTATCTTTAAGGTCTTGAAGGCCTTTTTCTAGATGGTTGCCACAGCTGTTTCTACGGGCCGGCTTGGCTGGTGGAACAACAGATGGGGTGTTGTCATTGACTTGGACAGGCCCAGCCACAGAGTCAGCTGTCTCCGAGTCCTCCAGGAGTAGGATCTGCTTAGGCCTCTTCTCACGGTTCACCTTGTCACCAAGGATGGAGGTCTTGGGGATGCTGTAGAGCTTGGCTGTGTTCTGGGGATTGAagctggagggtgtggaggtctgAACTGGGGGGGTCAGGGCAGGGGTCTGGGGGGGTACATCCAGGCTGGGAATGGAAGACAGCCTTGTGGGCTTTAGAGGGGGGTTCTTATGAGTCCTTtgaagaggtggtggaggggtgaatTTTGGACATTCTGTCATATCGGGGATAAAAGGTGAAGGAGGAGTGGAAATTGGCAAAGAGGAAGTAGAAGCATTAGAGGACGTAGAAGGGGGCTTGGGAGGAGCCATTGGTGGAGGTTTGAGGAAGCTaaggtcctcctcctcctcagagggGGCTAATGAGGGGGGTTTGGGagggggcatggagggaggCTGAAGGGATGCTAGGTCTGCAGAGTCCAGGTTCCCCAGGAAGTTTGGTGGTGGGGGGATGAACGACGGAGGAGGTGGCGGTGCcatggaaggtggaggaggtatgAAGATTTCTCCCTCCACCAAGTCAGGTACAGATAGAGCTGATCCATTGGACAACCGGTCTCCGTTGACTACAAAGAATAAGAGGCAAACAAATAACCCGAATCAGAGAATGCACAGCATAATCACTGATATAGTCATTGTCTGCATATCAAAACAATGACTTTACTTTCAGTCATGGTTGGCCTGATTTCAAAAGAAACTCATAAAACAATCGATTCCCTCCTGTTCTGCAAACATGCTTGCCAGCAAGTATCGCTGTGTTATTGTGAAATGTTGTCAAACATTTACTTGTTCTGTATTTTAATCCCTTTACGGAAACTCCTATTGTTGTATGTGCTAATCTGTTATTACCGGTAATCAGATGTCTGTCTGAGACTAACAAAAAACGTTGGGAGGTAGGAATTTGAATTAGCTTAGCTTTTGTACACAAGAGCACAAGATATATCACAGAATTTGAGTTTGAAAGGAGAGTGACCCTCACCTGCACCATTGATCTTTGGTCCACCGAATGGGGGGAGGTCAGGAACTTTGGGTGTTGGGACAGCAAACCCTTGCACAACCTCCGAGGAGGGCTGTGGGAAAAGATCATAAAAACACCCTGAATTTTCACATTTAACCCTGATCTCAGCTTAGGTTAGCCGCTGACATTGTCATCTGCAAGGCTAGGCTTGAGGCTTACAGTTTGGAGTGAACCAACCTGTTCTCCAAACTATTTTGTGGGCTTGTGCTGTGCCTCAAAAACATTTAGCACTTTTGTAGTTAATGACACTGTCTCCACCCAATGACCTTGAAATTACACTTATTTCCAGCAGGCTTTGTTTCTCATAGGCTGAATGGTGTTCATTTCCAGAGGGACAAAAGCAAACATGAGATTGAAAAACTTGGGACCCACTCAGAGATGAAAATCTAAGCCCAACAGCATATAAGCATATATTTTGCTTTTAGAACCTATTTGAGTTGAAAGCTTGTTACTGTGGCCACTCCTATAATGTGTCATTCACATACAAGAAGGGTAGGGCACAGCAGGTAACACACCTTAGTAAGAGGGCTTGCCTGCCTTGCAGCAAAAGGGCCATGCCTTCAGATAGTCTCCTGCCCGTGTGACTGACTGTTCTCAACACCTCCTAAACATCGCTAAAAATAAACAACGATTCTGTTTACACAACACAGGGCTGGCAGAATGAATATCGGCACATGCCCTTCAAGAGATAAGGTTGGGAAACAAAGCCAGCACCAAGACTATCCTCATATCTGCCTTCTCAACAGTTAATTACACTCCCATTAAGTAAAATAAAGTTTACACTTCTATCACCAAATATTTCCTGTGTCAGACAAGGTTAAAGTCAACAAGTACCTGTTCAGTTTACATTGAAAGTCACAAGGTACTTTCCCAGAATTTCAAGGAGCACACTTGGAATTCTGTGATCACTGTCAAGAAACAAGTACATATTGTAAAAAACAACAATGAAAATGTGTGGAAAGCAAATGGGACTGACATTGGAGCCTTAATTACAGGTGTAGGAATGCACATTTAATTTCAGTGCCATGGGTGGGGCATTACATACGGCTTTGCACCCCATTCAATCTCTATCTATGTCTTCACTTTCCATGACTCACTTTAAGTTCCATCCCAAATGATAGTCAGACTGTTCCAACCCCTCATGCCTGGGTGCGTCTCATTCAACACATTCCAGAAAAAAAGTCACAATAACGCTCCCTATTCTTAGGTGTTCAGATTCTCAGGAACAATTAGAACATCTTCGAGTTGATCTTCTTTAGTAGTTGGAGGAACATTTAGATACAGACGCTACAGGTGAGCTGCTTATAAGGAAGATTCTAGATGTCACAAGGTCAGTCAGGGTGTCTCTCAGTTTCAAT
The window above is part of the Osmerus mordax isolate fOsmMor3 chromosome 1, fOsmMor3.pri, whole genome shotgun sequence genome. Proteins encoded here:
- the LOC136944512 gene encoding uncharacterized protein C6orf132, encoding MKKGSLNFLGRKKTSLFDSKIQVNQDIDNVELVLDSSAIPESGTAKVRSRPTVKHFAPSSEVVQGFAVPTPKVPDLPPFGGPKINGAVNGDRLSNGSALSVPDLVEGEIFIPPPPSMAPPPPPSFIPPPPNFLGNLDSADLASLQPPSMPPPKPPSLAPSEEEEDLSFLKPPPMAPPKPPSTSSNASTSSLPISTPPSPFIPDMTECPKFTPPPPLQRTHKNPPLKPTRLSSIPSLDVPPQTPALTPPVQTSTPSSFNPQNTAKLYSIPKTSILGDKVNREKRPKQILLLEDSETADSVAGPVQVNDNTPSVVPPAKPARRNSCGNHLEKGLQDLKDNLHATLPTPQTQLQTNTEIKTETTIAAQQEVDKPAQEGSLKLPRESPVPSVAPVANQVRLDKSPSQAHNYSPLLDRKLRQLKGSEATAAKEGPAASPLALLMAAKQRDKHKSSLSRENSAKGSEPKPTASIQPSESNPNTFTVVPRSTSFSSATSLDRPPQRPQSVDISTPTLGMQTPEPARAAEKLPVNPVLLTSRSSSSSSLNVEKQSAERRPSPSDGVHDEENGEEQCMPLLPPPPEFANFDDEVVGSPPSVPAPAPPLMNSLPPTTTAPVTPVKAHLPPPPPPAKPKPPSPPKLPLPTTSAVKPKPSVQIKATPPPTQPPASSLTSSQATLLSILQKKMLEMDQKMTVPIKETEAISDEWGSPLSEEDTKIPVAPRVTPVPTFSQKPKSSTLPVQTKVLDMHELETKVAKKAQDASSKVSTSTGPHSKQPHGMTFIVRPGTTQPITLVGKGDSS